The Plasmodium cynomolgi strain B DNA, chromosome 5, whole genome shotgun sequence genome segment AGATGGCTTATCTGCGTAGCGAGCTACCTACCAAACCCtcctgattattttttttctgttttttttcccccccccaaaaataAACCACTCCCCAGTTGTTCACTTGTGGGCCACGTCCCCCAAGGAGCGatgcaaaatgtgaatgTGTGCGTTAGAGACGTTAAAGGCACTCTTCATTAAGCGGATAAAAGGAGGCCTACGCTTGTGTAAATATAGAGGGGGTGTACTATTGCAGGGGAAGACGTACCCCTGTGGCACTTCCCCGCAGGTACAACATCTACAATCACCAAGGATAATGTTCTTAAAACAGGCGAAGGGTAGACGCTTGTCCCTCGCACTGCTGTTGTGTTTGCTTCATACGATATGTTTGCATAGCATCTGTACAGGGAAAAATCCCAGAAGGGTCTACAAACCTGGTGGGTTAAAAAAGGTGCCATTTGAATTGTCCTCTCCTTCCAAAGGAATAATaacaaagtggagaaaaaacggaggaggaagaagaagaagaaggcatGTTGAATActacccccattttttaagcaattCAAATATAGGCcggataaaaaaggggaaatctATTTCGATATATAGCAGAAAATGTAGTGGATATCGAAACACCAGAGAAGGAAAGAACGaaatgataagaaaaataaaaagaattttaaaagtaaCAAAGCTATTAATACAGTTAAATAGCTTCAAATTAACTCCAAATATGAGGATGgatttgttaataaatttgccCAGACCGCATGTACGTGTTCATATGGTTAAAAATACGTTAATGAAGCTAGCTGTAGAGAATACACCATTTGAAGCCATCGTACCCCACCTCAAGGAAAGCAACACCTATATGTTTATTATGGATGAAAATTACATAGCCTTTACTCTGTATGGCAATAAATCGTTTAGTTCGATGTATAaggaatacaaaataaataattttataaaattgtctGTTTATGAGAAtacaattttgaataaaagtGAAAcggaaaa includes the following:
- a CDS encoding ribosomal protein l10 (putative) gives rise to the protein MFLKQAKGRRLSLALLLCLLHTICLHSICTGKNPRRVYKPGGLKKVPFELSSPSKGIITKWRKNGGGRRRRRHVEYYPHFLSNSNIGRIKKGKSISIYSRKCSGYRNTREGKNEMIRKIKRILKVTKLLIQLNSFKLTPNMRMDLLINLPRPHVRVHMVKNTLMKLAVENTPFEAIVPHLKESNTYMFIMDENYIAFTLYGNKSFSSMYKEYKINNFIKLSVYENTILNKSETENLINLKTHSFYFGQVVNKLVRLIGDIPRSIMQVPASIARGIYLHTQRGAHQGQAQ